In Montipora foliosa isolate CH-2021 chromosome 9, ASM3666993v2, whole genome shotgun sequence, the DNA window CTTGACTCGAATAAACCCTTGTTCTTAGGCCTAGACACTAACATTTTCATCCTCATCTGTTTCTTCTCTTTGTGGACTTGAACCTTCTGTTTGGTTTCTTTATCCAAAACATAGAAATTGAGTATGGTGGTCACTGGACATGTGACTTCCAAGACTTCCGAAACCTCCGCCATATTGAAACTGTTCCCACAAGACCCTGGGGACTGCGGAAACCTACAGGGGAGACctgggggaggagggggggggggttcatCCCCAGGTTCTTTGACCTTTGACAGGAAGTCAGTGTTGATATTGTAAGGATTCAGTAGGGCGGccactaacctgcgatcaggcgtacttttccttagacatggtgggaaaaggtacgcctgatacaatttcttaacgagtcgtctgccgcccacctgtgaagagtgatgttatcatgtgtcatgctataaaagtgagccaatcagattttaccggaaattacctgcacgctGCGATTCAAGTAAAGACGCGACAAACACAAAATAGCACTCTGGCTTTGATTTCTgcaatcaaagctatttctgcaaatcctgcttgacagttggtgcggtttctctgttcaaaccatcaaggaacaaagaatttcgagataaaatggcttcatgtcatcatcaggagcaatcaacagtacaataaactttatttaaactcgaatatttgagatgccaataaaagatgctataaaaatagatatgaggaaagtggactttgagaaattctagtttttcagcagcagctactcaGCTATCATTTTGTAAGAAGTGTGTTCAGATTGTTCAGAGATTCCGTAAACAGTGTCgtgtcgaatttctctgtcaagctcggctgattccccgaatgtggcagccctaaagttctattcggttctttttggattcgcaaattgttgcttccgaatatattccaaaggacttgccacaactacaaacgttttcgagttggtggaagaagaacgATGCATTTTCTTCTAGAATGTTCGGGCCCGTATTAATAGCACTATTGCGAAATCCCGTAGGAAGTACAACtgtaatgtcttcttttactcaaaccattcttcggatgcattctctccgctcttcctttaaaggtttttgaaaaacatctgaagtcgaagcaacagcagctgtaaacagagcctaaacatcactcgtgttgaAATCCTTCTTCGCGGCCataatttcatcagctgttaaccgatttacaagaagtatgatttgcaattctgtaaccaatcggagcgaatcggagcgaggctccaaaagctctattgtttttggccaatcagagtaaagtccagattctggactacgaGTAGACGGCgtgtatcaggcgtactttttagcgccctgtctcaagaaaagtacgcttgatcgcaggttaggcgGCCACCAGCTGTGTCCGGAAACGGGGTGGATAGCTCTTCATTTTTATTGTAGCAGATAATTCTTTTTCACGGACATAAGAAGCAGATTCacatttcacaaaacaaaaaaacgctTCAATCACGCTtcacattaattaataaaatcacGATTCACGGTGCAAGAAAACACAAATTAACGTTTCACGAGAAATAAAAGGGTCCGGGCACGGCTCACGAACATACCCTGTACCCCCCTCACTCAACTTGACACCAAATTTTTCTTCCGACACGCAGTGAAGGTATAACATATATGCTTAAGAGCCGAAGCCTTGACACCAAGGTCTGTTTAATTTGTATAAAACACAACATGGTAGTCCAGCACTGCTCACCTCTGCATTGTGGTTGCAAGATACTTCAGTTGATAATAATAGTCTGGGAGCAAATGTGGTCCCGTGTGAAGTTCGTGCTGAAAGCAAGCACCTAGTGTAAAAGTGTTCATTAGGACCTACTAAACATGAAAAGTTTTGGTGCCAGCTTTGCAACTTGCTCAGACGGCTTTTAAGGGGGGTTAAATTCCGGCCCCTGAAAtccagcatggaaacgaggctaaaaCACATAATTCCTCATAACTTTGTTAATAGTAGACGAAAATACACCAAACTTGCTCACATAATTGGACATGATCCTCCCTGTTGCTTTATGCTAATTTACATAGGTCACGTGACCTTAcgcatgaaagcgaggctgaGACACATaattttccataaatttgtcaaaaaaaaaaaatccttatcATGCCACACTTGCTCACCTTAGTCAGTTAGATCTTGCATCGATTGGTGCCACTTTGTAGTGTCACGTGACCCCatgcatggaaacgaggctggataTATCTGGTAGCATCGTGTAGGATGTCATTTGTCTTGCCAAATGTATTAACAACTACTAGGCAAATACATATATGGTTATCCGAGTTCAGATATAAAAACTTCAACTAATCATTGTCCTATGGCCCATAGCACAGGGACGAGACGGATAAAGCAAATACTGCGGAGGCTCCATTTGAGAATCTATCTTGTACACAtaatcaataattttgccaacttATGATACTGGTTCCATGTATTCATTTTCGCATGTATATTGGAacaagggcagaaaatgaaaatagcGACTACTGCTATTTTATATATACAGTCATGAAAGTCTTACTGAATATCTATATACATTGTTCTGTTGTCCATTCCTATGGAATTTCCTGTTCGACTTCGTCTTCATCATACTCATCATCACTCTCAGCATACTCGTTCTGGAAATCTGCAGAGCACAGACAGAGATCAGTACAGACAAGTCCGGCTTTTTGACACTGACAACGGTTGTAAGAGCAACGGGACTTGGCGCACTTGCATCAGACAAGCTGTATAATTGCCTCTGGAGCTGGTGGAAGATTTGACTTGACTGGTACCCACTTTCCATCTTCATCTTGCCATTCATAGCCTTCTGGTGAGGGCAACACCGGGTTTGCTACATGATCGTTGTTCCAACCAAGAAGCTGGTAGTGCGCTCTCATTATGGCTTGATGGAGAGCAGCTTGTGTGGGCGGCAACCTCTCAAACTCAGCTTGATTTTTCTTAAAGAGGGACCATCTGAGGGCTTTGACAGTTTTGATGTCTGTCTTTGGTTGGTACATCCGACAAACCAGCTGTTCCACTCCACTTCTTGTGCCGTCATCTGGCTGTTCCCCACAACCGAGGTTAGCAAGAGCTTGCAAGATAGGAGTTCTGGCGTTATCAAACTCATCCCAACATGTGGTTTTTCCCTTTCCAGAGAAACTCCCAGTAACATCTGCTCCGGTTAACGCATGAAATGCTGGCAGCGCAGCCGTCTTAGTGGGCCCAAGGGCGTCTGCGATTGACTTCAAGTTGACAACTCTACGACTACTGCCGGTCCCAGTAACAAAGCAAGAGTTCGAGCACAAATCTGGATACCGGAGagccaaaacaagaacatcagtGTCAGGAGAATATATAGAGAGTTGGGTAGCACCGTGAGCAGAGGCATCCAGAGCATGGAAATAATCTTTGTGTCGGCTTCTTCTTGTGTACTTCGTAAATGCCTGACGTCTCTGTGCGTTGCCTCACATTCCGTTCCCCATGCAACAACGACTTGTCTCCCATTAGCATTATCCTTCACATTCTTTGCGAGAAACGTAGTAAGTTCGCCCTTGGTCTTTGAATGAGCAAGAAGCTTCTTCATCGGCACCTTGGCGATGTGGGTAGAATCAGTGATGCGATAATAAATGGGAGCATGGCCACCTTGTCGTTTGACTCGTGTTGCTGATTTCAGTGAGGATGGTACATCATATCTGTCGAAGATTATGTGGAGCTCTTTTAAATCATTATACTTTACAAGCAAGCGATTCGTGAAATGTTCAACCAAGTCTCTACAGTTCTTGGTCCACTCTGGCTTGTCAAGTGATTGGACTTCGGTCATTCCATCAACAATAGCGACTTTGAATCCTGCGGTGATTGCTTGTGTATTAGTACTAGGGCCACCTGCCTTCTCTAGGATATGCATAAGGGCACTCTTGCAAGAACATGTTGGTGCCATCTCGTGCAAACAAAGATCTTGGGACAACAGTGAACTCATATAAGCCAACAGCCTCTTGGATGTCAATTTCTGGGCGGCTCTTGCACACCATCGCCAAACGAGCAAACAGATTTCTGTCCTCCTTTAACTCGATGATCGTGTCTTAAGCTTTGACTTTGATGACCTTAACACTCGTTTTCCAGGTAAGAAGATTGCGCTTCTTTACAGGAGCCCAGAGGTTGATCTTTCCTGTCTTGATCCTACTGTCTTGATCCTATCTTGTACAAAAGCACTGAATAGCTTTCTCCCTTTTTCATTATGATTAACAAGATCTTTCTTCGTTTTCTCATTCATCACAATTTTTGTGACCAAGTTGTACAGATCGGTGTTGGTGTTCTGGTCTGATGAAAAGGGCTTGGTGAAGGTCTTGATTGTCTCGGTCAACTTATTTATGCTGTTATCTTTGTGCGTCAAAACAGCTGAGTTTAGTTCTTGATGGTGAGCACGTTCCGGAACGAGACCCGCCATTGCCTTGGCTTCTGCTCTGAGTCGGGCTAGTTCTGGGGCAATGAGGAAAAACTCGGCTTGTGCGCTCTCATTCAAAGTGATCCCTACAAGCCCACCAGAAACTTTCATAGATCGATTGAGGTGTTCCAACGCAGTATCACCACCAACAGCACAGAAGGGAAcctccttgttcttgttcactATCCAGTTTCCTGTGATGAACTCTCCATAGATCTCGGTCTCTGATGATTCGAGGGATGCCATTTCAGCTAGGTACAGGGGGATCATCCTTAGATAACAGATCTTGTCGTGCACAAAGAAGTACTTTGTGAACAACTCCAGTGAAATTAGATGGAGCTTCCAATCACCACTGTGGACTGCCTGGATGAATGCGAACATCTTCATTACTATGCGCATGTATTGGCGAAATACAGTAAGGACAGGATTTGTGGCATTCGCGTTGTCAAAATCAGACATATGTATGGGGTCACGTGACATTACAAAGTGGCACCAATCGATGCAAGATGTCTAACTGACTAAGGTGAGCAAGTTTGGCATGATAAggattttttttgacaaatttatAGTAAATTATGAGTttcagcctcgctttcatgcgtaaggtcacgtgacctatgtaaattagcataaatCAATAGGGAGGATCATGCCCAATCATGTGAGCAAGTTTGGTGTATTTTCGTCTGTTATTAACAAAGTTATGAGGAATTATGTgttttagcctcgttttcatgctggATTTCATGGGTCAGAATTTAACCCCCCTTAAAAGCCATCTGAGCAAGTGGCAAAGCTGGCACCAAAACTTTTCATGTTTAGTAGGTCCTAATGAACACTTTTACACTAGGTGCTTGCTTTCAGCACGAACTTCACACGGGACCTTATTTTATGACATTTGCTCCCAGACTATAAGGAATCGCTATGCATTGTGGGATACTGTTCATTCCTCTCTGGGGTCCCCTCAGCATTGAAAACAGAGTACGAAAAGAACGCCTTACACAATTCTCATTTTAGCTTTCGCGTTTTGTTTGTCCAACAGCCTCACTCCTGACGCCAAACTTGTGCATGGATGGAGGATTTATCGCAAACAAGTAAGAATATTTCGAGCCTAAAGCTCGCTTTTACTCCGCGGGATACAGTGGACCATCCATTCGACGTTACTTTGGTGGTCAAAGATGAGAAGGAACTAAAAGCCCACAAAAATGTTCTTTCGGAAGGTAGTCCTTTTTTTGAAAAGCTGCTCAATTGTGACATGAGGGAGTCTAAGGAAGGTATAGTGCGCTTGGAGATGCTCACAGAGGAGTGTTTAAGAGCGATTCTGGAGTTTATTTACACCGGTAGTGTTGAAATATCGACTGAAGAACGAGCCCAAGACTTGATCGCGATGGCGGACTATTTGGTTCTTGCGAATCTCAAAACAGTTGCGGGGAAAGTTCTGTGTAACAAGTTGAATTCTTCCAACGCCATTTCAACCTATCACTTCGCGGAAAAGTTTGAGTGTGGAGAACTAGTTTCCCGCACGAAGAGCTTCATTTTCGAAAACTTCCTCGCCATAACAAAAACAGAAGATTTTGCGAAACTGTCGAAGGAGGAAGTCAAAATGTGGATAGCTAGCGATGACATCGGAGTCAGCGCAGAGGAAGATGTATTTGAAATTATTCTTTCGTGGATTGATGATGACAAAATCGAGCGGAGGAATTATTTTGCCGAATTGTTTGACAAGGTTCGACTTGTTTATGTATCGCGTGACTACTTACGCCGTAATATAATGACAAACTACCTTGTGAATGACAATAAAGAATGCTTGAATCTTGTTAAGAACGCTTTGCAATGTACTGGTACTAAAACGTCTCATTACCTCATAAGGCCCAGAAAGGCTCTTGAAACACCTGTTATTGTAGTCTGTGTGGCAGGTTTTACAAAAGAAGAAAACGTCCTTTGCTATTATTTTCCTCAGGAGAATAGATGGGTGCGGGCGCAGTCCTCGGCCTCAATACCAGCCTTTACTAGTGGAATTGTATCTTGTCATGGCATGCTGTATTGTCTATCAAAGGAGGGAAAGAGTCTGTCATTGGTTTGTTACGACTCTTTCTTAGATAGCTGGAAAACAACATCTTACGAAGAATTCAGGACATTGATAAGTGTATTTGTAACAAATGAAACCATTTACACTCTCCTCAGTGAGGATATTGTATGTTGCCCGGAGTGTGTTTCCTTGCGTTCTCAAGGTGCCAGGCTATGTTGTGACAAGACCCACCTTTCTTTTATTGCAAAGTACAGTCCACAATCAGACTCATGGACAGATATTGCATCATTTGATTTGAAGTCAAGATCAGCAATATGTAT includes these proteins:
- the LOC137969757 gene encoding kelch-like protein 3, which translates into the protein MEDLSQTSKNISSLKLAFTPRDTVDHPFDVTLVVKDEKELKAHKNVLSEGSPFFEKLLNCDMRESKEGIVRLEMLTEECLRAILEFIYTGSVEISTEERAQDLIAMADYLVLANLKTVAGKVLCNKLNSSNAISTYHFAEKFECGELVSRTKSFIFENFLAITKTEDFAKLSKEEVKMWIASDDIGVSAEEDVFEIILSWIDDDKIERRNYFAELFDKVRLVYVSRDYLRRNIMTNYLVNDNKECLNLVKNALQCTGTKTSHYLIRPRKALETPVIVVCVAGFTKEENVLCYYFPQENRWVRAQSSASIPAFTSGIVSCHGMLYCLSKEGKSLSLVCYDSFLDSWKTTSYEEFRTLISVFVTNETIYTLLSEDIVCCPECVSLRSQGARLCCDKTHLSFIAKYSPQSDSWTDIASFDLKSRSAICIVATDNYIYFVGGYADDRFEVLREVDRYDLNTKSWEKIADLQVPRWYAHGAAARRNIFIVGGVDRYSGPENCEMYDASANEWHFIAKLRKTPFDHYNPCLLGVDDKLYSIIRCICTFNRKDGIDFYDHDRDKWIEKTQMPLEKLFPKGFNGVSYINVTFCCAIRVLKQSKFVKRAKFVEDCSKVDEHKCLIM